TACAGTTGTGCTATTTTCTTAGTAGTGAGGTAGTGACCTCAAAACCTCTTAATGAAGATGTATACAAATTTTCTAGTCCTAGCTTCTTTCCGAGAATTAGTTCAAAATTGAGCACATACATTCAAGTTTTGTTCATGAAACTGATGATTAATTTTTGTCCTTCTTGCTAGTCTCAAATTTGGCTCTGTTGCAGGTCATGCTTGCAAAGTGTGTATAATTTCTTGTAGTAGAAACTAGCAAGTGGGATCATAAGATGCTTAGCTCTTCTTATGGCTGTTGTAATAATTTCTTCAGTTTTAAGAACGTTATAACTAGGGTGATGTCTGATAAAAAGACGCGTGCTGAGGATTTCCCAACCAGTTCTTTCATTTTGGTCTATGCTATTGTTAATTCTGTCATTGATTCTTTCAATTTGGTCTAATCAATTCATGTTCCCTGAGATTACTTTTTACTGCTGTGAAGGTGAGGCCGTTGCATTCTGGTCTGGTCATGTCCTAGCTCTCATCTCCATGACCCAATCAATCTGATCTAAACTTTATGCCGCATAAATTGGTAATCAGGTAATGAGAGCCTGTTTGGCTTAGTTAATTAAAAATAGTTGATAAGCATTAAGTGTTTAAAATGCTCGTAACAACGAAACTAATTTTATAGATAAACAATTCTTCTTAGCCGTTGTCCGAAAAAAGAATCTCATTACTTTGGTATAGTTGAAGAATATGTTGCTACTCTCCAGAAATGTTTAGTTGTGTTTAGTTGTTTATATATATCCGAATATACAACTTGTGTTGAAGTTTTTAATTTCAATCCTTAGGGAATGAGGCTATTCGGATATACAACTTGTTTTCCTCTTCATTGTAGTTGATGGAAGTACCACGTCTATTGTGGGATGGGTTATTAATCTCGTTAGACAGTTTTGGACAATTCTCACCTCGCGAGTTAGCtttttgagttgaatgaagcCCAACGATTATTTCTTAGCATGATATCAGAGCAAACAAAGGTCTTGGTTTCAAGTCTCACCACCATCTATCATGAAAACGAATTTTCACGTGCTTgtcttattaaaaaaaatatcaacCGGCACGTGAGGAGGCGTATTGAAGTTTCTGTTTGGTAAGATGCAGCCTGGTGAGAATTTTCTTCAAGATTGTTTACATCAATGTGCAGAAGTTAGATTATGTTATCCAGTAGTGACACCAATGATCTTGAGTAACAAATAATTTACATCATCCAACTTGCGAGCATAATTTCTCTACGaagataatgatgaagaaaaaaataacaaaaaatagaaagCTACTGAATAAATAAGAACTTCTAGCTTGTTTTTAGGTAGTTGAAAGAACATCCTAGGACATTATTATTAGGTGATAAAATTTTAGTGTTGGAAAATTTGTTAAAATGAGGTTATGACATGCCTTTTAATTTGTTTAACTTACCTCATTGCCTTTGATCATTAACTCCAGTAACAGCGCCTTTCGCTCTCCAATCCATGGTAGCTGGAGTAGTCATATTTTCATACTCGAATGATGTGGTTTTTGACAACTTTTGATGAGAAGACATTTTCATGCTCGAATGTGTGGCTTGAGAAGCATACATTGCCAACACTAGTAGAGCCGCAAAAGCCAGCTTCCAATTGAATGTCAAAGCCATTTGATAGTATATCTTTTGTACGTAGGCAGTCTATCCTAATGCAAAGATTAGTGACTAAATTCATGGCTCGAACTCGTGACTATTTAGTCACAGTGAGACAATTTACTGTTGATGGGACATGGTTACGCAGATGTATCGCAACCCTCTTCTTGTATCCGGGTTTGGATTGGCAATGTCAGCAAACTAGCATAGGCAAGACCTAATGTTCAAACAATAATAGCAAAATGTCAAAAAGAACATTTGGTATAAACCTAAGAAACATTTTTAAGCAATTGAAGTAATATGTTTCTTCATCATAAAATGATTCTCAATGTATTCCAAAGTACAGTGTTGATTATGTCCTTTGAAGTAATAACAAATGTAAGTAATATTATCTATGCACTAATAAAGTTGGACAATCTTCCAGTGTTTTCTCCCACAGAACTTACTAAACACTTTCACCCATCCTAAACCAGAAAATTGGAAATAAAAACTAATTTTctttcctcatcctcttctaaaATAATCTTCATTCACATGAGGTGACCAGATTGCTGAGGTATTATCTGGAAATCCTCTGAACTCCTCTCAAGTGACAGGCATGCAAAACTGTGGCGCAGCGTTTCAATATTGCTTCATTTAGGCACTTAATCACACTTGATATTTCTGTAAATCCTCCTAACGAACAAATTAGAGCCGAGATATCCTACAGCACCTGGAGTTcaaaaaaatcaagaaagaacaatttAAAGTCGGAACTTTAAGTCCATGACAGGGATGAAGAATTTAATTGACCCGCCAGATTTTGTATTGACTCGAGACATACAAATAATATATAGCTTACCACAAAGGATACCGAGGCCAAGGCAGAACATCATAGTGTAGCCAAAGTAAAAGCTGGTCTGGAAGAAACCAGACATCTTAGTCTTTACATGATAGTAATATATCGCATATAAATACACATAAAGAGCTGTTGAGGCAGCAGAGAAGAACGACGTCCACTGCCAATGGTAGTTCTCCGCATTCAGCAAGAAATATGTGCCCACAATTGTCACACAAACAGTGACAATGATCAGGATAATAAATACAAGAAGCATAAAACCATAGACATAGTAGACCTGCGCAACAACAAAAATCAAGGTCAGCAGCCAAATACAAATGTAAAACACATTATTTAGAAAAACAAAATAATACAGCTACACAGCAGATATGCAATAGATAAATACTACAAAACTTCCAGCAAATTAACAGACAAGAAAGTAATAATTGTCGATGGCATGAAAGATAAGGACCATTCAAGTGCTGTACAATGTTGGGTAACTTTGAAGAAGTAACCATTGCAAGTTGTCCTTTATGTGTTGAAGTGATTTGTCTAATAATTTAGGGAAAAACAAAGGAACTATACCAAAAAACATTAGTAGATCAATGTTTTCAGAATCTCAAGCAACTAGAGAAATGGTCACCAGCATCTATAAGCAAAGACATTGATATGTAATGCAGGTTTGTTTCTGTTGCACTATGCGTCACTATAATTTATAAAGTTCAAATATGGTTTCCAACTTAAGCTTGGGCAGTTGCCAGTTAGAATGGTTTCACTATCCATGTCGGAAGTAGTGTCtgacaggaaacacatcggacaGTCCTGGGACCTGCCGGCATACCCAAAACAATGTTACATCTAGGTTACCTTTTCTATTTTATAATTTTGACCAATAGAAACTTATTCGCACATGCCATTCATAGGCCTTAAGTGTGCACTCACTCGAACAGTTTTTAGCTGTCTTAGAAACTATATATGCATGACATGTATAAACAATCACAGAAAGGTATATAATCTACGCAAAAACAGTTCTTaggcaaaaaaattattttgtctcCGACTAATTCAATGCTCATAGTGGAAAACCGAGTAGTGAAGCAAATGAACATCTAATAAAGTTGAAAAGATTGTCAAGTAAATTAGTGCAAGGAACAATATCTTTTTAAAATGCTATTTCCATTTagcccaaaaagaaaaaagaggagagAATAACCTTGTAGTTCCAGAAGGAAGTGAAGACAAAATACATCTCAATGAAAATGCTCCCAAAGGGAAGAAGACCTCCCATCAGAGAAATTACAGATGGTGTGAGATACCATTTCTTCTCAGGGATAGGACGGGGTATGGTCTTAACACGGCACGGATTGTTTGGCGTACCACTCCAGTTTCTTCCTACAACAGTACCAAGAAGCGCCAGAGGGAATGAAATAAAAGCCCAAATAACAAAAACCACCACCATTGTTCCAAAGGGAATAGCAGCTAACGATCCATAAAATATTGCAATCGTGTTTAGAATGAAACCAATgccaaagcacataaaggggaaAAGTGACGCTGTAAGGATCATCGACTTTATCCACTTTTTACCTGACAATATGCAAGGGTAAAAAAACAACCTTCAATCACTTAATGATTAGAGATAATTGATTGAATCAACTGAAGAGACGTCAGCTGCAGAAAGACAACATACCACCATTACGAGAGTACAGGCCACCACTCACGTATCCGGCAATGAATGATGTAAGAGCATAACATACGATAAAGGTTGTAGTAATAGCTCCTCTCCTGAGCAATATAAAGTACAGCAGATAAGCACAATATTGAAGTATTAGGGGGGGGGGGAGTATACTCCTTCAGTATGTGACATTATTTAATCATGGACAGTCCTACGATATTAATGTGATTTTTATACTATATAGGTAGCAGTGCAAGAAAATTTAACTGATATTTGAAAACTTAGCTTactgaaaaaaaaatcaaatccaaACCATATTAAGTTAGTTAGACAAATTTGAGTGTGCTAGTTGTATAAGATATATTATTACCCAAAATAGTAAAAAATGTTATACCCACATGAGAAGCACTGTAAATGCCAAGTACTGGTGATAAAATCGTAAAGATTTTAAACACTGACAAATTTGATTCACTAGGAAATATCCAAATCCATGTACTGGAACTCAAATAGAAAATGACTGACACAATGTTGATTACACAGAACATATATTTGGAAGTCTTCAGACAAGAGGATGAAGATTAATGGGTTAAAGTGTATCATTACTTCATTAAACCCCACCCccaccaacaaaaaaaaaaacaggtTAAAGAGGGAGCCAGAAGTAATGAACCGGAAATAAACTCTACCTAGAACCACAATCTTCAGATTTAGTACATATAATTATAAGGGAAAGGTCGCAGACATACCCAATGTATAACATTCCAACAATAGCAAATATGATCACAAGGAGAACAAGTGTTGTAAGCTGAGCGCCAGTGCCAACAACAGCTGAAAGCAGGGCCAAATTTGGTACAGGCCGGAAGACATCACCATGGACAAGTTTCCAACCAGACTCTTCATTTACATCCCTCTCCTGTACAATTAGTTTAAAGT
This sequence is a window from Nicotiana sylvestris chromosome 3, ASM39365v2, whole genome shotgun sequence. Protein-coding genes within it:
- the LOC104215365 gene encoding transmembrane 9 superfamily member 1-like, with translation MLSTVRSLFIFIISSLFLAYPSFAKYQADEPVTLWVNKVGPYNNPQETYNYYSLPFCHPGDGGHKWGGLGEVLGGNELIDSRIDIKFKRDVEKSTICDLALDAAKVAQFKDAIENSYWFEFFMDDLPLWGFVGEVLPDRSRDTKHVLYTHKNFLIQYNGDQIIHVNLTQESPKPLEEGRLLGMTYSVKWVPTNIIYERRFDVYLDYPFFEHQIHWFSVFNSFMMVIFLTGLVSMILMRTLRNDYAKYAREDDDLESLERDVNEESGWKLVHGDVFRPVPNLALLSAVVGTGAQLTTLVLLVIIFAIVGMLYIGRGAITTTFIVCYALTSFIAGYVSGGLYSRNGGKKWIKSMILTASLFPFMCFGIGFILNTIAIFYGSLAAIPFGTMVVVFVIWAFISFPLALLGTVVGRNWSGTPNNPCRVKTIPRPIPEKKWYLTPSVISLMGGLLPFGSIFIEMYFVFTSFWNYKVYYVYGFMLLVFIILIIVTVCVTIVGTYFLLNAENYHWQWTSFFSAASTALYVYLYAIYYYHVKTKMSGFFQTSFYFGYTMMFCLGLGILCGAVGYLGSNLFVRRIYRNIKCD